A genomic window from Lotus japonicus ecotype B-129 chromosome 1, LjGifu_v1.2 includes:
- the LOC130728010 gene encoding probable calcium-binding protein CML45 has protein sequence MVLPQFECFMAEDKTSQQSDSNSTSSFLFGLVDFLTCQTCFHKILMFFSTLKFFFLCQIHPSNNSEVREELEEEEEQVSESDQESEYYSSYSSEEHIERDEVKMVMENLGLFYSSESEELNDNYGSNEISELFEDQEPSVEELKKAFDVFDENRDGFIDAKELQSVLSVLGFKEAAEIEDCQIMIKKFDENQDGRIDLIEFEKIMQNSFC, from the coding sequence ATGGTTCTTCCTCAATTTGAGTGCTTCATGGCTGAGGACAAGACATCACAACAGAGTGATAGCAACTCCacttcttcttttttgtttggtttggtGGACTTTCTCACATGCCAAACATGTTTTCACAAAATCCTCATGTTTTTCTCAACTTTAAAGTTTTTCTTTCTGTGCCAAATTCACCCTAGTAATAACTCAGAGGTAAGGGAAGAgttagaggaggaggaggagcaggtTTCAGAATCTGACCAAGAGAGTGAGTACTACTCAAGCTACTCAAGTGAGGAGCATATTGAAAGGGATGAAGTGAAGATGGTGATGGAAAATTTGGGATTGTTTTACAGTTCAGAAAGTGAGGAACTGAATGACAATTATGGTTCCAATGAGATTTCAGAATTGTTTGAGGATCAGGAGCCAAGTGTGGAGGAGTTGAAGAAGGCTTTTGATGTGTTTGATGAGAACAGAGATGGGTTTATTGATGCCAAGGAGCTGCAGAGCGTTCTCTCTGTTTTGGGATTCAAGGAAGCAGCAGAAATTGAGGACTGCCAGATTATGATCAAGAAATTTGATGAAAATCAAGATGGGAGAATTGATTTGATTGAGTTTGAAAAAATTATGCAAAATAGCTTCTgctga